In Streptomyces sp. DG2A-72, one genomic interval encodes:
- a CDS encoding CapA family protein codes for MSSRDPVRGRSRREALALTAAGTVLAAGCTSGRSPSPGPRPSVSRSKTAARLPLVLAVHPTRAPGLAADAGLVTDLRDGGSVTWEQLGGQGGRARVVRGAPGSDREAVTAVRDDPDAIAVVRADALDPSVAALPVGGRDPVTEPGRYPVTVASEKGPDTVVATLWTGDIMLGRRVGEGIARAGDPGMPFARTRRRLAAADLTVGNLECTLSRAGEPTQGGDSFAADPAVLAGLRRAGFDVLTLANNHLGDFGPEALRRTVRAVREGGFAATGAGENLAAAREPAIVRARGVRFGILAFNAIGETPAAGQATPGAVRVRMDPRTGPLNTSDLAALEASVRDLRGQVDVVVVCPHWGQQYTHRPGEDQHTVARRLVDAGADAVVGSHPHWVQGMELYRDRLVAHSLGNFVFDMDFSRQVRQGVVLELVFWGARAMAARLLPVRIGEGHVPYFLGAGSGEAREILADVWRTSAEPYSAGVV; via the coding sequence ATGTCCTCCCGAGACCCGGTCCGGGGCCGGTCCCGGCGGGAGGCCCTGGCGCTGACGGCCGCGGGGACGGTGCTGGCCGCCGGGTGCACCTCCGGTCGGTCACCGAGCCCCGGTCCCCGTCCCAGCGTCAGCCGCAGCAAGACGGCGGCCCGGCTCCCCCTGGTCCTGGCCGTCCATCCCACCCGGGCACCTGGACTCGCCGCCGACGCAGGGCTGGTGACGGACCTGCGGGACGGCGGGAGCGTGACCTGGGAGCAGCTCGGTGGGCAGGGCGGGCGGGCCCGGGTCGTCCGCGGGGCGCCCGGGTCCGACCGGGAGGCGGTGACGGCCGTACGAGACGACCCGGACGCCATCGCCGTCGTACGGGCCGACGCGCTGGACCCGAGCGTGGCCGCGTTGCCGGTCGGCGGCCGGGACCCGGTGACGGAGCCGGGCCGCTATCCGGTGACCGTGGCCTCGGAGAAAGGGCCGGACACGGTCGTCGCCACGCTCTGGACCGGCGACATCATGCTCGGCAGGCGGGTCGGTGAGGGGATCGCGCGGGCCGGGGATCCCGGAATGCCGTTCGCGCGGACGCGGCGACGGCTGGCGGCGGCAGATCTGACCGTCGGGAATCTGGAGTGCACCCTGTCCCGCGCCGGGGAGCCGACCCAGGGCGGCGACTCCTTCGCCGCCGACCCCGCCGTGCTCGCGGGCCTGCGCAGGGCGGGCTTCGACGTTCTCACCCTCGCCAACAACCACCTCGGCGACTTCGGCCCGGAGGCACTGCGGCGGACGGTGCGGGCGGTGCGCGAGGGGGGCTTCGCGGCGACCGGGGCGGGCGAGAACCTGGCCGCCGCCCGGGAACCGGCGATCGTACGGGCGCGGGGCGTGCGCTTCGGGATCCTCGCCTTCAACGCGATCGGCGAGACACCGGCGGCGGGCCAGGCGACGCCGGGTGCGGTGCGGGTTCGGATGGACCCACGGACGGGCCCGCTGAACACGTCCGACCTGGCGGCGTTGGAGGCCTCGGTGCGTGACCTGCGCGGGCAGGTGGACGTCGTGGTCGTCTGCCCGCACTGGGGGCAGCAGTACACGCACCGCCCCGGCGAGGACCAGCACACCGTCGCCCGGCGGCTCGTCGACGCGGGCGCGGACGCGGTGGTCGGCTCGCATCCCCACTGGGTGCAGGGCATGGAGCTGTATCGGGACCGGCTCGTCGCGCACTCGCTCGGCAACTTCGTCTTCGACATGGACTTCTCCCGCCAGGTCCGGCAGGGCGTGGTGCTGGAGCTGGTGTTCTGGGGAGCGCGGGCGATGGCGGCGAGGCTGCTGCCGGTGCGGATCGGGGAGGGGCATGTGCCGTATTTCCTGGGGGCCGGGAGCGGGGAGGCGCGCGAGATCCTGGCGGATGTGTGGCGGACGAGCGCAGAGCCGTACTCAGCGGGCGTTGTGTGA
- a CDS encoding CehA/McbA family metallohydrolase, translating to MCEDDHGIGRRALFVTGAAAALTLGSVSFASAADGRTQETQTVRGTLPTGSPDFVYLPLEVPSGVREIKVAYTYDRPSVPAGTPGNALDIGIFDERGTELGGRGFRGWSGGARTEFFLRADDATPGYIPGPIRPGTWHIALGPYTVAPQGLPYEITITLSYGEPGAVVEPAYPPSRAKGRGRAWYRGDCHLHSWYSDGRRTPAQIAALARAAGLDFINTSEHNTHSAHAHWAEEAGDDLLIMLGEEVTTRNGHLVALGTDPGTFVDWRYRARDNRFGRFARQIRRAGGLVVPAHPHATCIGCNWKFGFGEVDAVEVWNGPWTPDDEVALADWDGMLVASVRSEGRGWVPAMGNSDAHRDPDVVGHPQTVVLADELSRGAIQEGIRAGRSYVAESRHVSVAFSASGGRGEHAGIGERLEVGRDTPVTVRVDVTGAPRCTVRLVTDQGVLFTSAPLPVSGAGSVEWRTTPSYAAYVRVELRHETVIGPLPGALAAFTNPVFLGRG from the coding sequence ATGTGCGAAGACGACCACGGCATCGGCAGACGCGCGCTGTTCGTGACGGGAGCCGCCGCCGCGCTTACGTTGGGAAGCGTGAGCTTCGCCTCGGCCGCGGACGGCCGGACCCAGGAGACGCAGACGGTACGCGGCACCCTGCCCACCGGATCGCCCGACTTCGTCTACCTGCCGCTCGAAGTCCCGTCCGGCGTACGGGAGATCAAGGTCGCGTACACCTACGACAGACCCTCCGTCCCGGCCGGCACCCCCGGCAACGCCCTCGACATCGGCATCTTCGACGAACGCGGCACCGAGCTGGGCGGCCGTGGCTTCCGGGGCTGGTCGGGCGGGGCGCGCACGGAGTTCTTCCTCCGCGCGGACGACGCCACGCCCGGCTACATCCCGGGCCCGATCCGCCCCGGCACGTGGCACATCGCGCTCGGCCCGTACACGGTGGCGCCGCAGGGTCTGCCGTACGAGATCACGATCACGCTGTCCTACGGCGAACCGGGCGCCGTCGTCGAGCCGGCGTACCCGCCCTCGCGGGCGAAGGGGCGGGGCCGGGCCTGGTACCGCGGGGACTGCCATCTGCACTCCTGGTACTCCGACGGCCGCCGCACCCCGGCTCAGATCGCGGCGCTCGCGCGGGCGGCGGGGCTGGACTTCATCAACACGTCGGAGCACAACACGCACTCGGCGCACGCGCATTGGGCCGAGGAGGCGGGCGACGACCTGCTGATCATGCTGGGCGAGGAGGTGACTACGCGGAACGGGCATCTCGTCGCCCTGGGGACGGACCCCGGCACCTTCGTCGACTGGCGCTACCGCGCCCGCGACAACCGGTTCGGCCGGTTCGCCCGGCAGATCCGCCGGGCGGGCGGTCTGGTGGTGCCCGCCCATCCGCATGCCACCTGCATCGGCTGCAACTGGAAGTTCGGGTTCGGTGAGGTGGACGCGGTGGAGGTGTGGAACGGGCCGTGGACGCCGGACGACGAGGTGGCGCTGGCGGACTGGGACGGGATGCTGGTGGCGTCCGTGCGGTCCGAGGGCCGGGGGTGGGTCCCGGCGATGGGGAACAGTGACGCGCACCGGGATCCGGACGTGGTCGGGCACCCGCAGACCGTTGTCCTCGCCGACGAACTGAGCCGGGGGGCGATCCAGGAGGGCATCCGGGCGGGGCGGTCGTACGTCGCCGAGTCCCGGCATGTCTCGGTGGCCTTCAGCGCGTCGGGCGGGCGCGGTGAGCACGCGGGGATCGGCGAGCGGCTGGAGGTCGGCCGTGACACGCCGGTGACTGTCCGCGTGGACGTCACCGGCGCGCCACGCTGCACGGTCCGGCTCGTCACCGACCAGGGGGTGCTGTTCACGAGCGCGCCGTTGCCGGTGTCGGGGGCGGGGAGTGTGGAGTGGCGGACCACGCCGTCGTATGCGGCCTATGTGCGGGTGGAGCTGCGGCACGAGACGGTGATCGGGCCGCTGCCGGGGGCGTTGGCGGCGTTCACGAACCCGGTCTTCCTGGGGCGGGGCTGA
- a CDS encoding ATP-binding protein, producing the protein MRPTRPSMQELIRQRSRAGFVGRSDERATFRRNLDLGPEDERHRFLFHAHGNAGVGKTFLVRELEHIARERGALTAYIDENAGSVPEAMAAISRQLAVQGHRFKELDRLLDAHRERRHEAEATVATLDLEPEGPSAVTATTVRLGLAGLGLVPGAGPFAGAMDADRLAQGADRLRAGLSARFRSQRDVQIVLSPESVLTPALLAELSDAASTAPWIVLFFDTYERTGLFLDRWLHEVMTTDRYGVLAANVVVVTAGQQPFDTARWGGFADFMEDIPLGPFTEAEARGLLADKGVREESVVAEVLRLTGGLPVLVSTLAETGPADPDGVGDPSVDAVERFLRWEPDPVRRGVALACALPRWLDADVFRAIVDCPEKDADALLAWLRGMPFLGGGGKRLQYHDVVRAPMLRMQRLRSPRGWSDRHTRLADVFGRWRAEAEADLGSEELWRDEAWGELRLAEVYHLLCAKPRAALSRVLRDLVDACGEGDVVARRWSQALVQVGEDADAGEVGAWGNDLLGALERGGALEALGLLLAKGRLDARGRAKAYTLRGVELGTAGDHAAAAIEFDRALELDPASPSAYEGRAIARAHQGDYPGAVADLDRADELAPDKPRTLSLRGDYHRLTGDYEAAVRDLGRAIGLDPARKVAWASRGVARLLLGDQDGAVSDLDRALELDPGYVWALVRRARVWRWHGDSERRLADLDRAVALGPDAAWVLCERGDALTGAGRHEQALTDYDRAIALDAEYASAYASRGVCRARMGNPAEALPDLDRALELDPEYVWALWQRASVHRTLGSRENASADVQRALELDPDHWVAQSIRFRVEARRLLNEEAWSHLSRLRDWLETTLSEPHDLDREPTAWGFPDDMAETLQRFRELPVAERADFAARLGEILAGRDDIRDALD; encoded by the coding sequence ATGAGGCCGACTCGGCCGTCGATGCAGGAGCTGATCCGGCAGCGCAGTCGGGCCGGGTTCGTAGGGCGGAGCGATGAGCGGGCCACGTTCCGACGGAACCTCGACCTCGGGCCGGAGGACGAGCGGCATCGGTTCCTGTTCCACGCGCACGGCAATGCGGGAGTCGGGAAAACCTTCCTGGTACGAGAGTTGGAGCACATCGCCCGTGAACGTGGCGCCCTCACGGCGTACATCGACGAGAACGCCGGGAGCGTGCCGGAGGCGATGGCGGCGATCAGCCGCCAACTCGCCGTCCAGGGACACAGGTTCAAGGAACTCGACCGGCTGCTGGACGCACACCGGGAGCGGCGGCACGAAGCTGAGGCGACGGTGGCCACGCTGGACCTCGAGCCTGAGGGACCCTCGGCGGTGACAGCGACGACGGTCCGGCTCGGCCTCGCTGGGCTCGGACTGGTACCCGGCGCCGGCCCCTTCGCCGGAGCTATGGACGCTGACCGTCTCGCCCAGGGCGCCGACCGGCTACGTGCCGGTCTCAGCGCGCGCTTCCGCAGCCAGCGGGACGTGCAGATCGTGCTGTCCCCCGAGAGCGTCCTCACCCCGGCGCTGCTGGCCGAGTTGTCGGACGCCGCTTCCACAGCACCGTGGATCGTGTTGTTCTTCGACACCTACGAGCGGACCGGGCTGTTCCTTGACCGTTGGCTGCACGAGGTGATGACGACCGATCGGTACGGCGTCCTCGCCGCCAACGTGGTGGTGGTGACCGCCGGTCAGCAGCCGTTCGACACCGCCCGCTGGGGCGGATTCGCCGACTTCATGGAGGACATCCCGCTGGGCCCCTTCACAGAGGCCGAGGCGCGCGGGCTGCTGGCGGACAAGGGGGTGCGGGAGGAGTCGGTCGTCGCGGAGGTGCTGCGTCTCACGGGCGGGCTGCCGGTGCTGGTGTCGACCCTCGCCGAGACCGGTCCGGCCGACCCGGACGGGGTTGGGGATCCGAGCGTGGACGCGGTGGAGCGGTTCCTGAGATGGGAGCCGGATCCGGTGCGCCGGGGTGTCGCCCTCGCTTGTGCGCTGCCGCGGTGGCTGGACGCGGACGTGTTCCGGGCAATCGTGGACTGTCCCGAGAAGGATGCCGACGCGCTCTTGGCATGGCTGAGGGGCATGCCGTTCCTCGGCGGGGGCGGGAAGCGGCTGCAGTATCACGACGTTGTTCGAGCGCCGATGCTCCGCATGCAGCGGCTGCGCTCGCCTCGCGGATGGTCAGACAGGCACACGCGGCTTGCCGACGTGTTCGGCCGATGGCGTGCGGAAGCCGAAGCCGACCTGGGTTCGGAGGAGTTGTGGAGAGACGAGGCGTGGGGTGAGCTCCGACTCGCCGAGGTGTATCACCTGCTGTGCGCGAAGCCCCGGGCTGCTCTCTCGCGAGTGCTTCGGGATCTCGTGGATGCGTGCGGCGAGGGCGATGTGGTGGCGCGGCGATGGTCGCAGGCGCTGGTGCAGGTGGGGGAGGACGCGGACGCGGGGGAGGTCGGGGCCTGGGGGAACGACCTGCTGGGGGCGTTGGAAAGGGGTGGCGCTCTCGAAGCACTGGGACTGCTGCTGGCGAAGGGCCGCCTGGACGCACGGGGACGGGCGAAGGCGTACACGTTGCGGGGCGTCGAGCTCGGCACCGCAGGGGATCACGCCGCAGCGGCGATCGAGTTTGATCGGGCCCTCGAACTCGATCCAGCATCACCGTCGGCGTATGAAGGCAGGGCCATCGCGCGAGCACACCAGGGTGACTATCCCGGTGCCGTTGCAGACCTGGACCGAGCCGACGAGTTGGCCCCGGACAAACCCAGGACCTTGAGCCTGCGCGGTGACTACCACCGTCTGACGGGCGACTATGAAGCCGCCGTGAGGGATCTGGGCAGAGCGATCGGACTCGATCCGGCGAGAAAGGTTGCGTGGGCCTCCCGCGGAGTTGCCAGGCTGCTGCTCGGTGACCAGGACGGGGCAGTCTCGGATCTGGACCGAGCCCTGGAACTGGATCCGGGCTATGTATGGGCCTTAGTACGCCGGGCGCGGGTGTGGCGGTGGCACGGTGACTCGGAGCGGCGCCTTGCCGATCTGGACCGCGCCGTCGCCCTGGGCCCCGATGCGGCCTGGGTGCTTTGCGAGCGAGGTGACGCACTCACTGGCGCCGGCCGTCACGAGCAGGCCCTCACTGACTACGACCGGGCTATCGCTCTCGATGCCGAGTACGCCTCGGCATATGCGAGTCGCGGTGTCTGCCGAGCCAGGATGGGAAATCCGGCGGAGGCACTCCCAGACTTGGACCGTGCACTCGAACTCGACCCGGAGTACGTCTGGGCGCTCTGGCAGAGAGCGAGCGTGCACCGCACACTCGGTTCACGTGAGAATGCGTCCGCGGATGTCCAGCGGGCTCTGGAGCTCGACCCTGATCACTGGGTGGCGCAATCCATTCGTTTCCGCGTTGAGGCGCGACGCCTGCTGAACGAAGAGGCGTGGAGTCACCTCTCCAGGCTCCGGGACTGGTTGGAGACCACGCTGTCGGAACCGCACGACCTGGATCGGGAGCCGACGGCCTGGGGTTTCCCGGACGACATGGCCGAGACGCTCCAAAGGTTCCGCGAACTCCCAGTCGCCGAACGGGCCGACTTCGCCGCGCGCTTGGGCGAGATCCTCGCTGGGCGTGACGATATCCGCGATGCGCTCGACTGA
- a CDS encoding LLM class F420-dependent oxidoreductase yields the protein MRLSVTIFLTDETITPTRLARELEQRGYAGLYLPEHTHIPVERVTPYPAGGELPPEYGRTLDPFVALGQAAAVTDRLGLGTGITLVAQHDPIDLAKQIATVDHLSSGRFTLGLGFGWNVEEAADHGVEWRTRRELVRDRMALMRALWAEEPTAYEGEFGGVRASHAYPKPVQKPRGPVVGPRTLVGGAAGPKLFTHICEYADGWMPIGGRGLSESMPRLRAAWADAGRDPAGLQVVPYAVYPTSGKLAHYADLGIEEVVVQLPPAGEAEVLRVLDGYAEYL from the coding sequence ATGCGCCTCTCCGTCACGATCTTCCTCACCGACGAGACGATCACCCCGACCCGGCTCGCCCGCGAGCTGGAGCAGCGGGGCTATGCCGGGCTGTATCTGCCCGAGCACACGCACATCCCCGTCGAGCGGGTCACCCCGTACCCGGCGGGCGGGGAGCTGCCGCCCGAGTACGGCCGTACGCTCGACCCCTTCGTCGCGCTGGGCCAGGCCGCGGCCGTGACGGACCGCCTGGGCCTCGGCACCGGCATCACGCTCGTGGCCCAGCACGACCCGATCGACCTGGCCAAGCAGATCGCGACGGTCGACCATCTGTCGAGCGGCCGATTCACGCTCGGGCTCGGCTTCGGCTGGAACGTGGAGGAGGCCGCCGACCACGGGGTGGAGTGGCGGACCCGCCGGGAACTCGTCCGGGACCGTATGGCGTTGATGCGGGCGCTGTGGGCGGAGGAACCGACCGCGTACGAGGGTGAGTTCGGGGGTGTGCGGGCGAGTCACGCCTACCCCAAGCCCGTACAGAAGCCGCGCGGCCCGGTGGTCGGTCCGCGCACGCTCGTCGGGGGCGCCGCGGGGCCGAAGCTCTTCACGCACATCTGCGAGTACGCCGACGGGTGGATGCCGATCGGGGGGCGGGGCCTGTCGGAGTCGATGCCGCGGCTGCGGGCCGCCTGGGCGGACGCGGGCCGCGACCCGGCGGGGCTCCAGGTCGTGCCGTACGCGGTCTATCCGACCTCGGGCAAGCTGGCGCACTATGCCGACCTGGGTATCGAGGAGGTCGTGGTGCAACTGCCTCCGGCGGGGGAGGCGGAGGTTCTGCGGGTGCTGGACGGGTATGCCGAGTACCTGTAG
- a CDS encoding NAD(P)H-binding protein: MTQNSTQTQKILVTGATGTVGRQVVAELLARGHAVRALTRDPARAAFPAGVEVVQGDLTEPDSLIPALSGVTGLHLITFGGPYFAPLETGPRILELARAAGVRRVTVLHGGGPSLLEDAVRADDGVDWTVLMPVEFMANALEWADGIMASGVVREPFVSRLSAMVHEGDIGAVAAVALTEEGHGGQEYVITGPELLTVGDKVAKLAAACGREIALVELTEEEAVAQWRAAGHPEDVIGFLLEAYGNTPEVGRTVVDTVEKVTGRPARTFGQWATEHADAFTAPHSHNAR; encoded by the coding sequence ATGACGCAGAACAGCACACAGACGCAGAAGATCCTTGTCACCGGCGCCACGGGAACCGTCGGCCGCCAGGTCGTCGCCGAACTGCTCGCCCGCGGCCACGCGGTCCGCGCCCTCACCCGGGACCCGGCCAGGGCCGCCTTCCCGGCCGGTGTCGAGGTCGTTCAGGGCGACCTGACCGAACCCGACAGCCTGATCCCGGCTCTGTCGGGCGTCACCGGCCTGCACCTGATCACCTTCGGCGGGCCCTACTTCGCTCCGTTGGAGACCGGCCCGCGGATCCTGGAGCTGGCCCGCGCGGCCGGAGTACGCCGGGTCACGGTGCTGCACGGCGGCGGGCCGTCGCTGCTGGAGGACGCCGTGCGCGCCGACGACGGTGTGGACTGGACCGTGCTGATGCCGGTCGAGTTCATGGCCAACGCCCTGGAGTGGGCGGACGGGATCATGGCCTCGGGCGTGGTACGCGAGCCGTTCGTCTCCCGGCTGAGCGCCATGGTGCACGAGGGCGACATCGGCGCCGTCGCCGCGGTCGCGCTCACCGAGGAGGGGCACGGGGGCCAGGAGTACGTGATCACCGGCCCCGAACTGCTGACCGTCGGCGACAAGGTGGCGAAGCTTGCTGCGGCCTGTGGCCGGGAGATCGCCCTGGTCGAGCTGACCGAGGAGGAGGCAGTCGCCCAGTGGCGGGCGGCGGGCCACCCGGAGGACGTCATCGGCTTCCTGCTCGAGGCGTACGGGAACACCCCGGAGGTGGGCCGCACGGTCGTCGACACCGTCGAGAAGGTCACCGGCCGCCCGGCCCGCACCTTCGGCCAGTGGGCCACGGAGCACGCCGACGCCTTCACGGCCCCGCACTCACACAACGCCCGCTGA
- a CDS encoding DUF2165 domain-containing protein, whose translation MTTTPPRTSRSALHLTATLLTASVALYIALVAFGNITDFGTNQQFVRHVLAMDTTFKDDDLMWRAITSKGLQDTAYVVIIVWETVAALVLLYGTWLWFRRDDARARRFSTYGLLMVLLLFGAGFIAIGGEWFSMWQSADWNGLDAATRAFVFSGIVLLVVQLTGARSES comes from the coding sequence ATGACGACAACACCCCCACGGACCTCACGCAGCGCCCTCCACCTCACCGCCACCCTCCTCACCGCGAGCGTCGCGCTCTACATAGCGCTCGTCGCCTTCGGGAACATCACCGACTTCGGGACGAACCAGCAGTTCGTGCGGCACGTCCTGGCGATGGACACGACGTTCAAGGACGACGACCTGATGTGGAGAGCGATCACCAGTAAGGGACTTCAGGACACGGCGTATGTGGTGATCATCGTCTGGGAGACGGTCGCCGCGCTGGTGCTGCTGTACGGCACGTGGCTCTGGTTCCGCCGCGACGACGCCCGCGCCCGCCGCTTCTCGACGTACGGCCTGCTGATGGTGCTGCTGCTCTTCGGCGCCGGGTTCATCGCGATCGGCGGTGAGTGGTTCTCGATGTGGCAGTCGGCGGACTGGAACGGGCTCGATGCGGCGACGCGAGCCTTCGTGTTCAGCGGGATCGTGCTGCTCGTCGTGCAGCTGACCGGCGCACGGAGTGAGTCATGA
- a CDS encoding prevent-host-death family protein: MSTPTVAFSELSKNSKRVAETLDRAQRVHITRRDGEDLYLTTARHDQQREETADITARLLAALVRSDAGERAILRALPSVFPWVRHLSADELKQFVAELIDATYDAAQLDVHANLHRVVVEWRATARILADPELTAQLTRRLPDEDHGEVTAP, translated from the coding sequence ATGTCCACTCCCACGGTCGCCTTCTCCGAGCTCTCGAAGAACTCGAAGCGTGTCGCCGAAACGCTCGACCGGGCTCAGCGCGTCCACATCACGCGTCGTGACGGCGAGGACCTCTACCTGACGACCGCACGCCACGATCAGCAGCGCGAGGAAACGGCGGACATCACGGCCCGTCTGCTCGCCGCCCTCGTCCGCAGCGATGCCGGTGAGCGGGCCATACTGCGCGCGCTGCCTTCGGTCTTCCCATGGGTCCGTCATCTGTCGGCGGACGAGTTGAAGCAGTTCGTCGCCGAGCTGATCGACGCCACGTACGACGCGGCCCAGTTGGACGTCCACGCCAATCTCCACCGAGTCGTCGTCGAATGGCGCGCGACGGCCCGCATCCTCGCCGACCCCGAGCTCACCGCGCAGCTCACCCGCCGGCTGCCGGACGAGGACCACGGCGAGGTGACGGCCCCGTGA
- a CDS encoding bifunctional FO biosynthesis protein CofGH — MTTSVSSGTGPTENSMRRALKRARDGVALDVDEAAVLLQARGAALDDLTASAARVRDAGLEAAGRPGVITYSKSVFIPLTRLCRDKCHYCTFVTVPGKLRRAGHGMFMSPDEVLDIARRGAALGCKEALITLGDKPEERWPEAREWLDAHGYDDTIAYVRAISIRILEETGLLPHLNPGVMSWTDFQRLKPVAPSMGMMLETTATRLWSEPGGPHYGSPDKEPAVRLRVLEDAGRSSVPFTSGLLIGIGETYEERAESLFALRRVSRSYHGIQELIIQNFRAKPDTAMRGMPDAELDELVATVAVARHIMGPAACLQAPPNLVDSEYERLIGAGIDDWGGVSPLTIDHVNPERPWPQIEELTERSRAAGFELRERLCVYPEFVQRGEPWLDPRLRPHVRALADPETGLARRDAVVEGHPWQEPEEVFVPSGRTDLHTSIDTEGRTSDRRDDFDEVYGDWGALREAAAPGMVPSRIDTDVRAALATAADDPTKLTDEEALALLHADGPALDALCQVADDVRKSVVGDDVTYIVTRNINFTNVCYTGCRFCAFAQRRSDADAYTLSLEQVADRAQQAWDVGAVEVCMQGGIHPDLPGTAYFDIAKAVKDRVPGMHVHAFSPMEVVNGATRTGLSIREWLTAAKEAGLDSVPGTAAEILDDEVRWILTKGKLPTATWIEVITTAHEVGIRSSSTMMYGHVDQPRHWLGHLRTLAGIQQRTGGFTEFVTLPFIHTNAPVYLAGIARPGPTMRDNRAVTAMARLLLHPHIPNIQTSWVKLGTEGAAEMLRSGANDLGGTLMEETISRMAGSSYGSYKSVRDLVAVAEAAGRPAKPRTTLYGEVPQERQRAAQASDGHLPELLPVLD, encoded by the coding sequence ATGACGACCTCCGTGAGCTCCGGAACCGGCCCCACCGAGAACTCCATGCGTCGCGCCCTCAAACGCGCCCGGGACGGCGTCGCCCTTGACGTCGACGAGGCGGCGGTGTTGCTCCAGGCTCGCGGTGCGGCCCTCGACGACCTCACCGCGTCCGCCGCCCGGGTGCGGGACGCGGGCCTCGAGGCGGCCGGCCGCCCCGGGGTCATCACCTACTCGAAGAGCGTCTTCATCCCCCTCACCCGGCTGTGCCGGGACAAATGCCACTACTGCACGTTCGTGACCGTCCCGGGCAAGCTGCGCCGGGCCGGACACGGGATGTTCATGTCCCCGGACGAGGTCCTCGACATCGCCCGCCGAGGTGCCGCCCTCGGCTGCAAGGAAGCCCTCATCACCCTCGGCGACAAGCCCGAGGAGCGGTGGCCGGAGGCGCGGGAATGGCTCGACGCGCACGGCTACGACGACACGATCGCGTACGTCCGGGCCATATCGATCCGCATCCTGGAGGAGACGGGGCTGCTGCCCCACCTCAACCCCGGGGTCATGTCATGGACCGACTTCCAGCGGCTGAAGCCGGTCGCCCCGTCCATGGGCATGATGCTGGAGACGACGGCCACGCGGCTGTGGTCCGAGCCGGGCGGGCCGCACTACGGCTCCCCGGACAAGGAACCCGCCGTACGGCTGCGGGTGCTGGAGGACGCGGGGCGGTCGTCGGTCCCCTTCACGTCGGGACTCCTCATCGGCATCGGCGAGACATACGAGGAGCGCGCCGAGTCGCTGTTCGCGCTGCGCCGCGTATCGCGGTCGTACCACGGCATCCAGGAACTGATCATCCAGAACTTCCGCGCCAAGCCGGACACCGCGATGCGGGGCATGCCGGACGCGGAGCTGGACGAACTGGTCGCGACGGTGGCGGTGGCCCGGCACATCATGGGCCCGGCGGCCTGTCTGCAGGCGCCGCCGAACCTGGTCGACTCCGAGTACGAGCGGCTGATCGGCGCCGGAATCGACGACTGGGGCGGGGTGTCGCCCCTGACCATCGACCACGTCAACCCGGAACGTCCCTGGCCGCAGATCGAGGAACTTACCGAGCGCTCGCGTGCTGCCGGCTTCGAACTGCGCGAACGCCTCTGCGTCTACCCGGAGTTCGTGCAGCGCGGCGAGCCCTGGCTGGACCCGCGGCTGCGCCCGCACGTCCGCGCGCTGGCCGACCCGGAGACGGGGCTGGCGCGCCGGGACGCCGTGGTCGAGGGGCACCCCTGGCAGGAGCCCGAGGAGGTGTTCGTCCCCTCCGGCCGTACGGATCTGCACACGTCCATCGACACCGAGGGCCGTACGTCCGACCGCCGCGACGACTTCGACGAGGTGTACGGCGACTGGGGCGCCCTGCGCGAGGCGGCGGCGCCGGGCATGGTGCCGTCCCGGATCGACACGGACGTACGCGCCGCTCTGGCGACGGCGGCGGACGATCCGACGAAGCTGACCGACGAGGAGGCGCTGGCGCTGCTGCACGCGGACGGTCCGGCGCTGGACGCGCTGTGCCAGGTCGCCGACGACGTACGCAAGTCGGTGGTCGGCGACGACGTCACGTACATCGTCACCCGGAACATCAACTTCACCAACGTCTGCTACACGGGCTGCCGTTTCTGCGCCTTCGCGCAGCGCCGCTCGGACGCGGACGCGTACACGCTGTCGCTGGAGCAGGTCGCGGACCGGGCGCAGCAGGCGTGGGACGTGGGGGCGGTGGAGGTGTGCATGCAGGGCGGCATCCACCCGGACCTGCCCGGCACGGCGTACTTCGACATCGCGAAGGCGGTGAAGGACCGCGTCCCCGGCATGCATGTGCACGCCTTCTCGCCGATGGAGGTGGTCAACGGCGCGACCCGGACCGGGCTTTCGATCCGCGAGTGGCTGACGGCGGCGAAGGAAGCGGGCCTCGACTCCGTCCCGGGCACGGCGGCGGAGATCCTCGACGACGAGGTCCGCTGGATCCTGACGAAGGGCAAGCTGCCGACGGCGACCTGGATCGAGGTGATCACGACGGCGCACGAGGTCGGCATCCGGTCCTCGTCGACGATGATGTACGGCCATGTGGACCAGCCGCGCCACTGGCTGGGCCACCTGCGCACCCTGGCCGGGATCCAGCAACGGACGGGCGGCTTCACGGAGTTCGTGACCTTGCCGTTCATCCACACCAATGCGCCGGTGTACTTGGCGGGCATCGCCCGCCCGGGCCCGACCATGCGGGACAACCGAGCGGTGACGGCGATGGCCCGCCTCCTGCTCCACCCTCACATCCCCAACATCCAGACGAGCTGGGTGAAGTTGGGCACGGAGGGCGCGGCGGAAATGCTCCGCTCGGGCGCGAACGACCTCGGCGGCACGCTGATGGAGGAGACGATCTCGCGGATGGCGGGGTCGTCGTACGGCTCGTACAAGTCGGTACGTGACCTGGTGGCCGTGGCGGAGGCGGCGGGCCGCCCGGCGAAGCCGCGTACGACGCTCTACGGGGAGGTGCCTCAGGAGCGGCAGCGGGCGGCTCAGGCGTCGGACGGTCATCTGCCGGAGCTGTTGCCGGTGCTGGACTGA